Proteins from one Bombyx mori chromosome 1, ASM3026992v2 genomic window:
- the LOC101745353 gene encoding ubiquitin-conjugating enzyme E2 G2, with amino-acid sequence MMAGSALRRLMAEYKQLTVNPPEGIIAGPINEDNFFEWEAFITGPEGTCFEGGIFPAKLVFPPDYPLSPPKMQFLCEMFHPNIYADGRVCISILHAPGDDPMGYETSAERWSPVQSVEKILLSVVSMLAEPNDESGANVDAAKMWREDREQFNKIAEEIVRKTLDLPPP; translated from the exons ATGATGGCTGGTTCTGCATTGCGGAGGTTGATGGCAGAATATAAGC AATTAACAGTAAATCCGCCGGAAGGTATTATAGCTGGGCCTATAAATGAAGATAACTTCTTCGAATGGGAAGCCTTCATAAC agGTCCTGAAGGCACGTGTTTTGAAGGTGGCATTTTTCCAGCAAAATTAGTCTTCCCACCTGATTATCCATTGAGTCCTCCAAAGATGCAATTTTTGTGTGAAATGTTTCATCCGAACA TATATGCTGATGGTCGGGTATGCATATCAATCTTACATGCACCAGGTGATGATCCAATGGGCTACGAAACCAGTGCTGAAAGATGGTCACCTGTACAAAGTGTCGAAAAAATACTGCTCTCTGTTGTCAGCATGTTAGCAG AACCCAACGACGAAAGTGGAGCCAATGTCGATGCTGCCAAAATGTGGAGAGAAGACAGagaacaatttaataaaatagcCGAAGAAATCGTAAGGAAAACTCTGGACCTGCCCCctccttaa